Part of the Pseudodesulfovibrio hydrargyri genome is shown below.
GTAGCGTCCGCCGACCACGGCCGGGCCGTGGCCCTGCTCGAAGAGCACGGCGCAGACGTCCTGATACAGGGGATCGCCCATGGCGCCGGGCTCCTTGGTCCGGTCGAGGACCGCGAGTCTTTTGCAGGAGACGGGCAGCACGGACAGGAAGTGGGCGGCGGAGAAGGGCCGGTACAGTCTGACCTTGATCAGGCCGACCTTTTCGCCCTTGGCAAGCAGGTGATTGACCACCTCCTCGATGGTCTCGCAGCTGGAGCCCATGGACACGATGACCCTTTCCGCGTCGGGCGCGCCCACATAGTCGAAGGGCTTGTACGCGCGGCCGGTCAGGGCCGAGACCTTGGCCATGTACTCCTCCACGATGGCCGGGATGGCCTCGTAGTTGGGGTTGGCCGCCTCGCGTCCCTGGAAATAGATGTCCGGGTTCTGGGCCGTGCCCCGGATGTCCGGGTGCTCGGGGTTCATGGAGCGCCCCCGGAATCCGGCCACCTTGTCCATGTTCAGCAGGGGCTTCATGTCCGCGTAGTCGATGGTCTCGATCTTCTGGATTTCATGGGAGGTCCGGAAGCCGTCGAAGAAGGAGACGAAGGGGACGCTTGATTCGACCGTGGCCAGGTGGGCCACCAGGGCGAGATCCATGACCTCCTGGACGGATGCCGAGGCGAGCATGGCGAACCCGGTCTGGCGGCAGGCCATGACGTCCTGGTGGTCGCCGAAGATGGACAGGGCGTGTCCGGCCACGGCCCGGGCCGAGACGTGGAACACGCAGGGCATGAGCTCGCCCGCGATCTTGTACATGTTCGGGATCATCAGCAGCAGGCCCTGGGAGGCGGTGAAGGTGGTGGTCAGCGCGCCGCCGGCCAGCGACCCGTGGACCGCCCCTGCCGCGCCCGCCTCGGACTGCATCTGGCGGATCTTCAGGGTGTGGCCGAAGATGTTCTTCTTGCCCTGCGCGGCCCATTCGTCGGCGATCTCGCCCATGGTGGATGACGGGGTGATGGGATAGATGGCGGCGGTCTCGCTCATGGCGTAGGCCACCCAGGCGGCGGCGGTGTTGCCGTCCATGGTCTTCATTTTGGACATGTCGTGCTCCATTTTTTTATGTCTATTGAATGATTGAGTATATTATGCCTCAACCAGGGCCTTGGTGGCATGGGCGATCTCCAACTCCTCGTTGGTCGGGACCACCAGCACGGCCACCGGGCTGTCGTCGGCGCTGATGCGCCGCACGCCCGGTTCGCGCGACTCGTTGCGCTCCGGGGAAAGTTTGATGCCGAGCCCTTCCAGCCCGGCGCAGGCCTCGGCCCGGACAAAGGCGTCGTTCTCGCCGATGCCCGCGGTGAAGACCACGGCGTCGGCCCGGCCGAGCACGGCCAGGTACGCCCCGATCCGCGCCTTGACCCGGTAGGCGAACATCTCGAAGGCGAGCTGGGCCGTCTCGTTACCCTTTTCGCGCGCCGCGTGCACGTCGCGCATGTCGCTTGAGCCGCAGACGCCGAGCAGGCCGCTCTGCTTGTTCAGCAGGGCGTCCACCTCGGTCACGCTCATCTTCTTGTGCCGGGCGATGAACGGGAACAGGGCCGGGTCCACGTCGCCCGAGCGGGTGCCCATCATCAGCCCGGCCAGGGGCGTCAGCCCCATGGTCGTGTCCGCGCATCTGCCGTTCTTGACCGCCGCCATGGAGCAGCCGTTGCCCAGGTGGGCGGTGATCAGGTCGATCCCGTCCACGGGCTTGCCCAGGAACTTGGCGGCCTCTCGGGTGACGTACTTGTGCGAGGTCCCGTGAAAGCCGTACTTGCGGATTCTCAACTCCTCGTAGAGGTCCATGGGTACCGGGTAGAGGAATGCCTTGGGCGGCATGGTCTGGTGGAATTCGGTGTCGAACACGGTCACGTTGGGCGTGCCGGGAAAGAGTTCCAGGGCGGCCTCGATGCCCACCAGGTTGGCGGCGTGCAGCGGGGCCAGCGGGACGTTCGCGCGGATGGTCTCGACCACCGCCGCGTCCACCAGGACCGGGCTCGAGAAGGACTCGCCGCCTTGGACCACGCGGTGCCCCACGGCGTCGATGTCGGTCAGGGAGCCGATGACGCCCCACTCCTCGCCGATGAGCTTCTCGACCATCAGCCCCATGGCCGCCTTGTGGTCCGGGATGGGCCTGTGCTCCACGGACCGGGCGTCGGGCCACTTGTCCGGGTTGGATTTCTGGGTGATGGAGCCCATGTCCTCGCCGATGCGTTCGATCAGGCCCGAGGCCATGACCCGGTCGCCTGCCATGTCGATGAGCTGGTATTTGAGCGAGGAGCTGCCGGAGTTGATGACCAGGATATGCATGCTAGACGTTCCTTTGGGCCTGGGCCTGGATGGCGGTGATGGCCACGGTGTTGACGATGTCGCGCACGCGGCAGCCGCGCGACAGGTCGTTGACCGGCTTGTTCAGCCCCTGGAGGACCGGGCCGATGGCCGTGGAGCCGGGCACGGCGCGCTGCACGGCCTTGTATGTATTGTTGCCGGTGTTCAGGTCCGGGAAGATGAAGACCGTGGCCCTGCCCGCCACCTCGGAGCCGGGCAGTTTGGTCCGGGCCACCTCCGGGTCCACGGCCGCGTCGTACTGCAGCGGCCCTTCGATGGGCAGGTCGAGCCCGCGCTCTTCGGCCAGCTTTCGGGCCATGGCCGTGGCCTCGGCCACCTTGTCCACCTCCGCGCCCGCGCCGGACCCGCCCGTGGAATAGGAGAGCATGGCCACATACGGGTCGATGCCGAAGATGCGGGCGGTTTGGGCCGAGCTGAGAGCGATCTCGGCCAGCTGCCCGGCGTCGGGCTTCGGGTTGACCGCGCAGTCGCCGAAGCAGACCACGCGGTCGCCCATGCACATGAGGAACACGGACGAGACGATGGAGGCGTCGGGGCGGGTCTTGATGAATTCGAAGGCGGGCCGGATGGTCTGGGCCGTGGTGGTCACCGAGCCGGAGACCATGCCGTCCGCGTGCCCGGCGTGGACCATCATGGTTCCGAAGTAGGTGGGGTCCACGATGCGGTCCCGGGCGTCCTCCATGCGGATGCCCTTGTGTCGGCGGGCTTCGAAATAGCGTTTGGCGTAGTCCTCGAGCATGGGGGCACGGGCCGGGTCCACCAGGGCCGCGCCGTTGAGGTGCACGCCGAGATTGGCGGCCTGGGCCCGGATGGCCTCGGGGTCGCCGAGCAGGGTGATGCCCGCCACGTTGCGCCGCTGCAATATCTCCGCGGCCCGGAGGACGCGCTCGCTCGATCCCTCGGGCAGGACAATGTGCATGCGCTGCGCCCGGGCCTTCTCGATCAGGTTGTACTCGAACATGATCGGCGTGATCTTGGTGGACTGGGTGGTCACCAGCCGGTCACGCAGCTGTTCAATGTCCACCCGGGCCTCGAACAGGCCGATGGCCGCCGCGATCTTGGCCGGGTGCTCGGGGTCGATGGTTCCGTGCAGGGCCTGGAGGGTCTGGGTGGCCTTGAAGGTATGGTCCTCCACGCTCAGGATGGGCAGGGGGATGCCGGTCCAGCCCTCGATGAGCCGGTGCATGGTCATGGACGGCTGGATGCCGCCGGTCAGGACCATGCCCGCGATGTTTCCGTAGGCGGCGGACTGGCGCGAGGAGATGGCCGCCAGGATGATGTCCATGCGGTCGCCCGGGGTGATGATCAGGGCCCCGTCCTCGATGTATTCCAGGAAATGGGTGATGTGCATGGCCGCGGTCAGGAAGCCGTCCACCGGGGTGTCCAGGCTGCCGTGGCCATACAGGACCTTGGCGTCCAGCCACTTGATCACGTCGTGGATGGTCGGGTTGCCCAGCCGCTTGTCGTCCGGGATGGCGTAGGTCAAGAGTTGGTGCGAGGTGCTGGTCCGGGCCTCGATGTCCTTCAGCGTCTCGGGGGAGAAATCCGGGCGGGCGCGGTTGACGATCAGCCCCAGGACCTCCAGGCCGCGCTCTTCGAAGACGGCCACCGTGCGCTGGGCCGAGCCGCAGACCTCGTCGTCGGACCGGTCCATGCCGTTGACCACGAGCAGGACCGGGCAGCCCAGGTTGGAGACGATGGCGGCGTTGATCTCGAACTCCAGGGTGGCGTTGCCGCCGATGTAATCCGTGCCCTCGCACAGGACGAAGTCATACTCCTTTTCCAGTTCC
Proteins encoded:
- a CDS encoding acetate kinase; its protein translation is MHILVINSGSSSLKYQLIDMAGDRVMASGLIERIGEDMGSITQKSNPDKWPDARSVEHRPIPDHKAAMGLMVEKLIGEEWGVIGSLTDIDAVGHRVVQGGESFSSPVLVDAAVVETIRANVPLAPLHAANLVGIEAALELFPGTPNVTVFDTEFHQTMPPKAFLYPVPMDLYEELRIRKYGFHGTSHKYVTREAAKFLGKPVDGIDLITAHLGNGCSMAAVKNGRCADTTMGLTPLAGLMMGTRSGDVDPALFPFIARHKKMSVTEVDALLNKQSGLLGVCGSSDMRDVHAAREKGNETAQLAFEMFAYRVKARIGAYLAVLGRADAVVFTAGIGENDAFVRAEACAGLEGLGIKLSPERNESREPGVRRISADDSPVAVLVVPTNEELEIAHATKALVEA
- the pta gene encoding phosphate acetyltransferase; this translates as MSKSLYIAATEARSGKSAIVLGVMHLLRASLQRVAVFRPVISDPVDGRRDHDIDLMLRHFKLDQEYDRAYGYTLSEARGLINGGNKELLLESTLNKFKELEKEYDFVLCEGTDYIGGNATLEFEINAAIVSNLGCPVLLVVNGMDRSDDEVCGSAQRTVAVFEERGLEVLGLIVNRARPDFSPETLKDIEARTSTSHQLLTYAIPDDKRLGNPTIHDVIKWLDAKVLYGHGSLDTPVDGFLTAAMHITHFLEYIEDGALIITPGDRMDIILAAISSRQSAAYGNIAGMVLTGGIQPSMTMHRLIEGWTGIPLPILSVEDHTFKATQTLQALHGTIDPEHPAKIAAAIGLFEARVDIEQLRDRLVTTQSTKITPIMFEYNLIEKARAQRMHIVLPEGSSERVLRAAEILQRRNVAGITLLGDPEAIRAQAANLGVHLNGAALVDPARAPMLEDYAKRYFEARRHKGIRMEDARDRIVDPTYFGTMMVHAGHADGMVSGSVTTTAQTIRPAFEFIKTRPDASIVSSVFLMCMGDRVVCFGDCAVNPKPDAGQLAEIALSSAQTARIFGIDPYVAMLSYSTGGSGAGAEVDKVAEATAMARKLAEERGLDLPIEGPLQYDAAVDPEVARTKLPGSEVAGRATVFIFPDLNTGNNTYKAVQRAVPGSTAIGPVLQGLNKPVNDLSRGCRVRDIVNTVAITAIQAQAQRNV